From Streptomyces sp. NBC_00683, one genomic window encodes:
- a CDS encoding Gfo/Idh/MocA family protein has product MTTTPLTIVLAGARGHGRWHLANIRRLQHQGLVRLAGICELNPLTDGELDAFAGEMPEQSADFGALLDSTGARAAIICTPIPTHTALALTAAARGVHLLLEKPPAATWADYARMADGVREAGIACQVGFQSFGSHAVPAIKELVRSGAIGNVRGIGAAGAWVRDDAYFRRAPWAGRRTLGGTDVVDGVLTNPLAHALATALELADRGTAEDVASIETELFRAHDIEADDTSCVRVTTTDGLPVTAAVTLCAEEAGEPYVIVHGDRGRITFWYKQDRVLVQRAGHGPEEAVHGRTDLLENLVDHLVRGTDLLVPPHRTGAFMRVVEAVRTAPEPTALPAGAWVTRPAETGGGVRRIVRGIDAMVAAGADTLTLFSELGAPWAQPSEVSTP; this is encoded by the coding sequence ATGACCACGACACCGCTGACCATCGTCCTGGCCGGCGCCCGGGGCCACGGCCGCTGGCACCTCGCCAACATCCGCCGCCTCCAGCACCAGGGCCTCGTCAGGCTGGCCGGGATCTGCGAACTGAACCCGCTGACCGACGGCGAACTCGACGCGTTCGCCGGAGAGATGCCCGAGCAGTCCGCCGACTTCGGTGCGCTCCTCGACTCCACCGGGGCCCGCGCCGCCATCATCTGCACCCCCATCCCGACCCACACCGCGCTGGCCCTGACGGCGGCGGCCCGCGGCGTCCACCTCCTCCTGGAGAAGCCGCCCGCCGCGACCTGGGCCGACTACGCCCGCATGGCCGACGGTGTACGGGAAGCCGGCATCGCCTGCCAGGTCGGCTTCCAGTCCTTCGGCTCGCACGCCGTGCCCGCCATCAAGGAACTCGTACGCTCCGGAGCCATCGGGAACGTACGCGGCATCGGCGCCGCCGGTGCCTGGGTCCGCGACGACGCCTACTTCCGGCGGGCGCCCTGGGCCGGCCGCCGCACCCTGGGCGGCACGGACGTGGTCGACGGTGTGCTCACCAACCCGCTGGCACACGCCCTCGCCACGGCGCTCGAACTCGCCGACCGGGGCACCGCCGAGGACGTGGCGTCCATCGAGACCGAGCTGTTCCGGGCCCACGACATCGAGGCGGACGACACCAGCTGCGTCCGCGTCACCACCACCGACGGGCTGCCGGTCACCGCCGCGGTCACCCTCTGCGCCGAAGAGGCCGGGGAGCCCTACGTGATCGTCCACGGCGACCGGGGGCGCATCACCTTCTGGTACAAGCAGGACCGGGTCCTCGTCCAGCGCGCGGGACACGGTCCCGAGGAAGCCGTGCACGGGCGGACCGACCTCCTGGAGAACCTCGTCGACCACCTGGTGCGGGGCACCGACCTGCTCGTACCGCCCCACCGCACCGGCGCGTTCATGCGGGTCGTCGAGGCCGTGCGCACCGCCCCCGAACCCACCGCGCTGCCCGCCGGCGCCTGGGTCACCCGGCCCGCCGAGACCGGTGGCGGGGTGCGGCGCATCGTGCGCGGCATCGACGCCATGGTCGCCGCGGGGGCCGACACCCTCACCCTCTTCTCCGAACTAGGCGCCCCCTGGGCGCAACCCAGCGAGGTGAGCACACCGTGA
- a CDS encoding PmoA family protein, whose translation MTTALLSCAGRPVGRYSYRPGTDSRPYLHPVTTLAGTPVTEERPADHIHHLGASVAVPDVAGHNFWGGRTFVRDQGPTELDNHGVQRHLGWKLRDPDGFVEELSWEADGTELLREHRTVAVHELTDTAWALDFSFSLTNRGSTDLSIGSPATNGRPGAGYGGFFWRAPKEPTAPGVFSGTLDGEEAVHGRAADWLALTGDGWTLVFAGATDETRRDPWFVRTTEYPGVGSSLAADRRLPVAAGATVVRRVVTVIADGTLDRETAAGYVRKVATA comes from the coding sequence GTGACCACCGCACTCCTCAGCTGCGCCGGACGCCCCGTAGGCCGCTACAGCTACCGGCCCGGGACGGACAGCCGCCCCTACCTCCACCCCGTCACCACCCTGGCGGGCACCCCCGTCACCGAGGAACGCCCCGCCGACCACATCCACCACCTGGGCGCCTCCGTCGCCGTCCCCGACGTGGCCGGGCACAACTTCTGGGGCGGGCGCACCTTCGTCCGCGACCAGGGCCCCACCGAGCTCGACAACCACGGGGTCCAGCGCCACCTCGGCTGGAAGCTCCGCGACCCGGACGGCTTCGTGGAGGAGCTCAGCTGGGAGGCCGACGGCACCGAGCTGCTGCGCGAGCACCGCACGGTCGCCGTCCATGAACTCACCGACACCGCCTGGGCGCTGGACTTCTCCTTCTCGCTGACCAACCGCGGCAGCACGGACCTCTCCATCGGCAGCCCCGCCACCAACGGCCGGCCCGGCGCCGGATACGGCGGCTTCTTCTGGCGCGCCCCCAAGGAACCCACCGCGCCCGGTGTGTTCAGCGGCACCCTCGACGGCGAGGAGGCGGTGCACGGCAGGGCCGCCGACTGGCTGGCGCTGACCGGCGACGGCTGGACCCTCGTCTTCGCCGGGGCGACCGACGAGACCCGGCGCGACCCGTGGTTCGTACGGACCACCGAGTACCCGGGCGTCGGATCCTCCCTCGCCGCTGACCGGCGGCTCCCCGTCGCGGCCGGCGCCACCGTCGTACGCCGGGTGGTCACCGTCATAGCCGACGGCACGCTCGACCGGGAGACCGCCGCCGGCTACGTCCGCAAGGTGGCGACCGCATGA
- a CDS encoding glycoside hydrolase family 43 protein, whose product MSRAWTADLGNGTYRNPVLNSDWSDPDVVRVGDDYYLTASSFGRVPGLPLLHSRDLVNWSLIGHALERLEPAADFAVPRHDCGVWAPSLRHHAGRFWIFWGDPDHGIQQINAEDIRGPWSAPHLVKAGKGLIDACPLWDEETGEAYLVHAWAKSRSGIKNRLTGHRMSPDGRELLDEGKTLVDADTIPGWFTLEGPKLYRHDGYFWIFAPAGGVETGWQGAFRSREFFGPYEEKVVLAQGGTDVNGPHQGAWVQTAEGGPSSHWFLHFQSRGAYGRVVHLQPMSWPADGDGWPVIGHEGEPVAVHTKPNAPEQPVEAPASSDGFPGGRYGRQWQWTASPRPGWTVEHAGDGLRLSCVRTAYAHDLRALSNVLVQRLPAEEFRVEVDLALNSREPGANAGLAVLGDAFSWIGLEAGEDGTARLVHRYAESVAEHERDAEHSRAAPEGRVRLSIEVSTGARCRFFADTGDGFRPSGQVFAATPWRWVGALLGLFATAPAGTGPAGTAAFTAFRTSG is encoded by the coding sequence ATGAGCAGAGCCTGGACCGCGGACCTCGGCAACGGTACGTACCGCAACCCCGTCCTGAACTCCGACTGGTCCGACCCGGACGTCGTACGGGTCGGCGACGACTACTACCTCACCGCGTCCAGCTTCGGCCGGGTCCCCGGACTGCCCCTGCTGCACTCGCGCGACCTCGTCAACTGGTCACTCATCGGCCATGCGCTCGAACGCCTCGAACCGGCCGCCGACTTCGCGGTTCCCCGCCACGACTGCGGGGTGTGGGCCCCCTCGCTGCGGCACCACGCCGGACGCTTCTGGATCTTCTGGGGCGACCCCGACCACGGGATCCAGCAGATCAACGCCGAGGACATCCGCGGCCCGTGGAGCGCCCCGCACCTCGTCAAGGCCGGCAAAGGACTGATCGACGCCTGCCCCCTGTGGGACGAGGAGACCGGCGAGGCCTACCTCGTGCACGCCTGGGCCAAGTCCCGCTCCGGCATCAAGAACCGGCTCACCGGCCACCGGATGAGCCCCGACGGACGCGAACTGCTCGACGAAGGCAAGACCCTCGTCGACGCCGACACGATCCCCGGCTGGTTCACCCTGGAAGGGCCCAAGCTCTACCGCCACGACGGGTACTTCTGGATCTTCGCCCCGGCCGGCGGGGTGGAGACGGGCTGGCAGGGTGCCTTCCGGTCGCGGGAGTTCTTCGGCCCGTACGAGGAGAAGGTCGTCCTGGCCCAGGGCGGAACCGACGTCAACGGGCCGCACCAGGGCGCCTGGGTGCAGACCGCGGAAGGCGGTCCCTCCTCCCACTGGTTCCTGCACTTCCAGTCCCGCGGGGCCTACGGGCGGGTGGTCCACCTCCAGCCCATGAGCTGGCCCGCCGACGGCGACGGCTGGCCGGTCATCGGCCACGAGGGAGAACCCGTCGCCGTGCACACCAAGCCGAACGCGCCCGAACAGCCCGTGGAGGCACCGGCCTCCAGCGACGGCTTCCCCGGCGGGCGGTACGGCAGGCAGTGGCAGTGGACGGCGAGCCCCCGGCCCGGCTGGACGGTCGAGCACGCCGGGGACGGGCTGCGGCTCAGCTGCGTACGGACCGCGTACGCGCACGATCTGCGGGCCCTGTCCAACGTCCTGGTCCAGCGGCTGCCTGCCGAGGAGTTCAGAGTCGAGGTCGACCTCGCGCTGAACAGCCGGGAACCCGGTGCCAACGCCGGACTCGCGGTCCTGGGCGACGCGTTCAGCTGGATCGGGCTGGAGGCCGGGGAGGACGGGACGGCCCGGCTCGTCCACCGCTACGCCGAGTCCGTTGCCGAACACGAGCGGGACGCCGAACACTCCCGCGCGGCCCCCGAGGGACGGGTCAGGCTCAGCATCGAGGTCAGCACGGGGGCCCGCTGCCGCTTCTTCGCCGACACCGGTGACGGATTCCGGCCCTCGGGCCAGGTCTTCGCCGCCACACCCTGGCGCTGGGTGGGCGCCCTGCTCGGCCTCTTCGCCACCGCACCGGCCGGGACCGGCCCCGCCGGAACGGCTGCCTTCACCGCATTCCGTACCAGCGGCTGA
- a CDS encoding ABC transporter substrate-binding protein — protein MTISKTQRGRAMAAMSLTAALALTATACGDDGSGTGNEGSGKGEITFWDNNGGPRTAIWTEIIKDFEKKYPDIKVKYVPIPIADVQSKYDTAIAGGGLPDVGGVGTAYLANIVSQEALVPVTDRIKESSLNGKLVEGMVDSVKTAGGRGDDLYSVPTSANNGALWYRTDLFKAANLEAPTTWDNFYTAADKLTDAKNNKFGYTIRGGAGSIAQALDAVYGQSGITDFWAGDKTTLNDPKNVAALEKYAALFKKTTPSADVNNDFTKMVAQWDTGTIGMLSHNLGSYQDHLKALGADKFAGIPAPIGAGGTRVQVSNPVDGLGLFRASDNKTAAWKFIEFAASHESNSKWNEAAGAIPANTDAAKDPWISKTEPTALAAKALTDGSTKIVQLPYYLPDWNNISKADNEPEFQKLLLGKVTAKQFLDKIAEELNTAQKEWKDLGH, from the coding sequence ATGACCATCTCCAAGACGCAGCGGGGGCGCGCCATGGCCGCGATGTCCCTCACGGCGGCACTCGCCCTGACGGCCACCGCGTGCGGTGACGACGGCAGTGGAACCGGCAACGAAGGCAGCGGCAAGGGCGAGATCACCTTCTGGGACAACAACGGTGGCCCGCGCACCGCCATCTGGACCGAGATCATCAAGGACTTCGAGAAGAAGTACCCGGACATCAAGGTCAAGTACGTCCCGATCCCGATCGCCGACGTCCAGTCCAAGTACGACACGGCGATCGCGGGCGGAGGCCTGCCCGACGTCGGCGGCGTCGGAACCGCGTACCTCGCCAACATCGTGTCGCAGGAAGCCCTTGTGCCGGTCACCGACCGGATCAAGGAGTCGTCGCTGAACGGCAAGCTGGTCGAGGGCATGGTCGACAGCGTCAAGACCGCGGGAGGCCGGGGCGACGACCTGTACAGCGTGCCGACCTCCGCGAACAACGGTGCGCTCTGGTACCGCACCGACCTGTTCAAGGCGGCGAACCTCGAGGCGCCCACCACCTGGGACAACTTCTACACGGCGGCCGACAAGCTCACCGACGCGAAGAACAACAAGTTCGGCTACACCATCCGCGGCGGCGCCGGCTCCATCGCGCAGGCCCTGGACGCGGTCTACGGCCAGTCCGGCATCACGGACTTCTGGGCCGGCGACAAGACGACGCTCAACGACCCCAAGAACGTCGCCGCGCTGGAGAAGTACGCCGCCCTCTTCAAGAAGACGACGCCCTCCGCCGACGTCAACAACGACTTCACCAAGATGGTCGCCCAGTGGGACACCGGCACCATCGGCATGCTCAGCCACAACCTCGGCTCCTACCAGGACCACCTGAAGGCACTGGGGGCGGACAAGTTCGCCGGCATCCCCGCACCGATCGGCGCGGGCGGCACCCGGGTCCAGGTCTCCAACCCGGTCGACGGACTCGGCCTGTTCCGGGCGAGCGACAACAAGACGGCGGCCTGGAAGTTCATCGAGTTCGCCGCCTCGCACGAGTCGAACAGCAAGTGGAACGAGGCCGCGGGTGCCATCCCGGCCAACACCGACGCGGCCAAGGACCCCTGGATCTCCAAGACCGAGCCGACGGCGCTCGCCGCCAAGGCGCTCACCGACGGCTCCACCAAGATCGTCCAGCTGCCGTACTACCTGCCCGACTGGAACAACATCAGCAAGGCGGACAACGAGCCGGAGTTCCAGAAGCTGCTGCTCGGCAAGGTCACGGCCAAGCAGTTCCTGGACAAGATCGCCGAGGAGCTGAACACCGCCCAGAAGGAGTGGAAGGACCTGGGCCACTGA
- a CDS encoding rhamnogalacturonan acetylesterase: protein MSLTRRRTAAALLALPLALTATPALAHGGGGRPRSRTLHIAGDSTAAQKYADAAPETGWGMALPFFLGRGLTVANHAMNGRSSKSFIDEGRLTALLEGVLPGDLVLIQFGHNDEKTEDPARGTDPYTTYQEYLRQYVKGARARRAEPVLLTPVERRRFAADGTARPTHGEYPAAMRALAAEEGVPLLDLQALSLARWQELGPDGTEPYFNWLEPGESPNYPDGKQDNTHFRPAGAIDVARATARALGAERVLAPRDLRRLDDPVPVEWISWPQA from the coding sequence GTGTCACTCACCCGCAGGCGGACGGCAGCCGCGCTCCTCGCGCTGCCGCTCGCACTCACCGCCACCCCCGCGCTCGCACACGGCGGCGGGGGCAGGCCACGGTCCAGGACGCTCCACATCGCGGGCGACTCCACGGCCGCCCAGAAGTACGCCGACGCCGCACCCGAGACCGGGTGGGGCATGGCCCTCCCCTTCTTCCTCGGCCGTGGACTCACCGTCGCCAACCACGCGATGAACGGCCGCAGTTCCAAGAGCTTCATCGACGAGGGCCGTCTGACCGCCCTCCTGGAAGGCGTCCTGCCCGGCGATCTCGTCCTCATCCAGTTCGGGCACAACGACGAGAAGACGGAGGACCCGGCCCGCGGCACCGACCCGTACACCACGTACCAGGAGTACCTGCGCCAGTACGTGAAGGGCGCGCGGGCCCGCCGCGCGGAGCCCGTGCTGCTGACCCCGGTGGAGCGACGCCGGTTCGCCGCCGACGGCACCGCCCGGCCCACCCACGGCGAATATCCCGCCGCCATGCGCGCCCTGGCCGCCGAGGAGGGCGTGCCGCTGCTCGACCTCCAGGCGCTCTCCCTCGCCCGCTGGCAGGAACTCGGCCCGGACGGGACCGAGCCCTACTTCAACTGGCTGGAGCCGGGGGAGTCCCCGAACTACCCGGACGGCAAGCAGGACAACACCCACTTCCGGCCCGCGGGCGCGATCGACGTGGCCAGGGCGACCGCCCGTGCCCTCGGCGCGGAACGCGTGCTCGCCCCACGGGACCTGCGCCGTCTCGACGACCCGGTCCCCGTCGAGTGGATCAGCTGGCCGCAGGCCTGA
- a CDS encoding pectate lyase family protein — MPARITHARATAVVLGCASLALAVSVPAQAAPHHHGNGIERAVLPAGDGWAAADGSTTGGSQATPDHIYTVTNRAELIAAFQDAGDAPKIIRIAGTVHGNSDVNGTPIGCADYEQDGYTLEKYLAAYDPAVWGTAEVPSGPLEDARVASAKLQAAAVNVNVPSNTTLVGVGDDATIIGASLQVKGVSNVIIRNIAFEDTYDCFPQWDPTDGDKGAWNSEYDNLVVYGSTHVWVDHNTFSDGDRPDADQPLYFGQVFQQHDGLFDIVRGADLVTVSWNVLKDHDKTMLIGNSDGAGATDRGKLRVTLHHNLFKDVKERAPRVRFGQVDSYNNHFVATKGSAYGYSYGIGFESKLVAEHNAFSLGSGFDKATVLKKWSESSLTADDNYVNGRKTDLIAVHNAGVPAEQLTVGAGWTPELRTKVDHPLVVPVLVALKAGAGKVSGR, encoded by the coding sequence ATGCCCGCACGCATCACTCATGCCCGTGCCACCGCCGTGGTGCTCGGCTGCGCCTCGCTGGCCCTCGCCGTGAGCGTCCCCGCCCAGGCGGCCCCGCACCACCACGGCAACGGGATCGAGCGCGCCGTACTTCCCGCAGGCGACGGCTGGGCCGCGGCCGACGGCTCCACCACGGGCGGCTCGCAGGCCACTCCCGACCACATCTACACCGTCACGAACAGAGCCGAGCTCATCGCGGCCTTCCAGGACGCGGGCGACGCCCCCAAGATCATCAGAATCGCCGGCACCGTCCACGGCAACTCCGACGTCAACGGCACCCCGATCGGCTGCGCGGACTACGAGCAGGACGGCTACACCCTGGAGAAGTACCTCGCGGCCTACGACCCCGCGGTCTGGGGCACGGCCGAGGTCCCGTCGGGTCCGCTGGAGGACGCCCGGGTGGCCTCCGCGAAGCTGCAGGCGGCCGCGGTCAACGTGAACGTCCCCTCCAACACCACCCTCGTCGGCGTCGGCGACGACGCGACGATCATCGGCGCCAGCCTGCAGGTGAAGGGCGTCTCCAACGTCATCATCCGCAACATCGCCTTCGAGGACACCTACGACTGCTTCCCCCAGTGGGACCCCACCGACGGGGACAAGGGCGCCTGGAACTCCGAGTACGACAACCTCGTCGTCTACGGTTCCACCCACGTCTGGGTCGACCACAACACCTTCAGCGACGGTGACCGGCCCGACGCCGACCAGCCCCTGTACTTCGGCCAGGTGTTCCAGCAGCACGACGGGCTCTTCGACATCGTCCGCGGCGCCGACCTCGTCACCGTGTCGTGGAACGTCCTCAAGGACCACGACAAGACCATGCTCATCGGCAACAGCGACGGCGCAGGTGCGACCGACCGCGGCAAGCTCCGCGTCACGCTGCACCACAACCTCTTCAAGGACGTGAAGGAGCGCGCGCCCCGCGTCCGCTTCGGCCAGGTCGACTCGTACAACAACCACTTCGTCGCCACCAAGGGCAGCGCCTACGGCTACTCGTACGGCATCGGATTCGAATCCAAGCTCGTCGCCGAGCACAACGCGTTCAGCCTCGGCAGCGGCTTCGACAAGGCCACCGTCCTCAAGAAGTGGTCCGAGTCCTCCCTCACCGCGGACGACAACTACGTCAACGGGCGCAAGACCGACCTGATCGCCGTGCACAACGCGGGCGTACCCGCCGAGCAGCTCACCGTGGGCGCCGGCTGGACGCCCGAGCTGCGCACGAAGGTCGACCACCCGCTCGTCGTCCCCGTGCTCGTCGCACTCAAGGCCGGAGCGGGCAAGGTCTCGGGCCGCTGA
- a CDS encoding pectinesterase family protein, protein MTSRRSALSLLAGAGAALAVGAPTAHARPAQVRPFGRHGSPADRPDPRTLYVDPQGRGDHTDVRSAVAAAAGTGYTLVLAPGTYRGTVTVPADRAGLTLIGASGDPRDTVIVHNNAAGTPKPDGSGTYGTSGSATVTVQAADFTARDLTFANDWLRSDNPEYTGTQAVAIKVQGDRSAFYGCRFLGHQDTLYADSLSLTAFARQYYRDCYVEGDVDFVFGRATAVYDRCHFRTLTRTDLASAPYGFVFAPSTPGANPHGYLVLRSRVTSTAPDAYYKLARPWVPSSDLTARPMLTVRDSHLGAGIDAVTPYATMSAGFPWQDQRFAEYRNTGPGARVTVPGNRPQLAASEARAHTPADYLGDWRPRV, encoded by the coding sequence ATGACCAGCAGACGCAGCGCGCTGTCACTGCTCGCCGGCGCGGGCGCCGCCCTCGCCGTCGGCGCCCCCACCGCACACGCCCGGCCCGCGCAGGTCCGCCCGTTCGGCCGCCACGGCTCACCGGCCGACCGCCCGGACCCCCGCACCCTCTACGTCGACCCGCAGGGCCGGGGCGACCACACCGACGTCCGGTCCGCCGTGGCCGCGGCCGCCGGCACCGGGTACACCCTGGTGCTCGCCCCCGGCACCTACCGCGGAACGGTCACCGTCCCGGCGGACCGGGCCGGCCTCACCCTCATCGGGGCGAGCGGCGACCCGCGCGACACCGTCATCGTCCACAACAACGCGGCCGGCACCCCCAAGCCCGACGGCTCGGGCACCTACGGCACCAGCGGATCGGCCACCGTCACGGTCCAGGCCGCCGACTTCACCGCCCGCGACCTGACCTTCGCCAACGACTGGCTGCGCTCCGACAACCCCGAGTACACCGGAACCCAGGCCGTCGCCATCAAGGTCCAGGGCGACCGTTCGGCGTTCTACGGCTGCCGCTTCCTCGGCCACCAGGACACCCTGTACGCCGACTCGCTCTCCCTGACCGCGTTCGCCCGCCAGTACTACCGCGACTGCTACGTGGAGGGCGACGTCGACTTCGTGTTCGGCCGCGCCACCGCCGTGTACGACCGCTGCCACTTCCGCACCCTGACCCGTACCGACCTCGCTTCGGCCCCGTACGGCTTCGTCTTCGCGCCCAGCACCCCCGGTGCCAACCCGCACGGCTACCTGGTCCTGCGCTCCCGGGTCACCAGCACCGCCCCCGACGCGTACTACAAACTGGCCCGCCCCTGGGTGCCCTCGTCCGATCTCACCGCACGGCCGATGCTGACCGTCCGCGACAGCCACCTCGGCGCGGGCATCGACGCCGTCACGCCCTACGCCACCATGTCCGCCGGCTTCCCCTGGCAGGACCAGCGCTTCGCCGAGTACCGCAACACCGGCCCCGGCGCCCGCGTCACCGTCCCCGGCAACCGCCCCCAGCTCGCAGCGTCGGAGGCCCGCGCGCACACCCCCGCCGACTACCTCGGCGACTGGCGGCCCCGCGTGTGA
- a CDS encoding pectate lyase, whose product MRERAALRHTHRRRPGRRRMAAALTAALGLTGAALATNVMLQPAGAAAAVPAWPTAQGSQAVSSTIEVSGTYDGGLKRFYGSGDLGDGGQDEGQDPIFKLKDGATLKNVILGSPAADGIHCSGSCTLQNVWWEDVGEDAASFKGTSTGSVYTVYGGGARKASDKVFQFNGAGKLVITKFQVADFGKLVRSCGNCSTQYKRDIIVNDVDVTVPGKSLVGINTNYGDTAALRSVRIHGDSSKKIKPCVRYTGNNTGAEPKETGSGPDGTYCRYSSSDISYD is encoded by the coding sequence ATGAGGGAACGAGCCGCACTCCGGCACACCCATCGGCGCCGTCCCGGCCGCCGCCGCATGGCAGCCGCGCTGACCGCGGCGCTGGGTCTCACCGGCGCCGCCCTGGCCACCAACGTGATGCTCCAGCCTGCCGGCGCCGCCGCCGCGGTGCCCGCCTGGCCCACCGCCCAGGGCAGCCAGGCCGTCTCGTCGACCATCGAGGTCTCAGGAACGTACGACGGCGGCCTGAAGCGCTTCTACGGGAGCGGCGACCTCGGCGACGGAGGCCAGGACGAGGGCCAGGACCCGATCTTCAAGCTGAAGGACGGGGCGACGCTGAAGAACGTCATTCTCGGCTCACCCGCCGCGGACGGCATTCACTGCTCCGGCAGTTGCACGCTCCAGAACGTCTGGTGGGAGGACGTCGGCGAGGACGCCGCGTCCTTCAAGGGCACGTCGACCGGCTCCGTGTACACGGTGTACGGCGGCGGCGCCCGAAAGGCCTCCGACAAGGTCTTCCAGTTCAACGGCGCCGGCAAGCTGGTCATCACGAAGTTCCAGGTCGCCGACTTCGGCAAGCTCGTCCGGTCCTGCGGCAACTGCTCCACGCAGTACAAGCGCGACATCATCGTCAACGACGTGGATGTGACCGTGCCGGGGAAGTCCCTGGTCGGCATCAACACCAACTACGGGGACACCGCCGCGCTGCGCTCGGTCCGCATCCACGGCGACAGCAGCAAGAAGATCAAGCCCTGTGTCCGCTACACGGGCAACAACACGGGTGCCGAGCCGAAGGAGACCGGCAGCGGCCCCGACGGCACGTACTGCCGCTACTCCTCGTCGGACATCAGTTACGACTAG
- a CDS encoding SigE family RNA polymerase sigma factor: MGTVVDDAAAAEFHAFFEAHYAELARLAHLLTGEADAADDLAADALMALWHRWDRVRGADHPVAYARGVVANLARTRIRSAVRERRRIALFWAPRGSGDGYAVDGPDVSAVVDVQGALRSLPFRKRACVVLRHAFDLSERDTSLVLGISVGTVKSQTSRGVAELQRLLGPEAPAAQKQVAAAGQRTGGRH; the protein is encoded by the coding sequence GTGGGCACAGTCGTCGACGATGCTGCCGCCGCCGAGTTCCATGCGTTCTTCGAGGCGCACTATGCCGAACTCGCCCGGCTCGCCCATCTGCTGACCGGTGAGGCCGACGCGGCGGACGATCTGGCGGCCGATGCGCTCATGGCGCTCTGGCACCGGTGGGACCGGGTCAGGGGCGCCGACCACCCCGTCGCGTACGCGCGCGGGGTCGTCGCCAACCTGGCCCGTACGCGCATCCGCAGCGCCGTGCGTGAGCGCCGCAGGATCGCACTGTTCTGGGCGCCGCGCGGGTCCGGTGACGGATACGCCGTGGACGGCCCCGATGTGTCGGCGGTGGTGGACGTGCAGGGGGCTCTGCGGAGCCTGCCGTTCCGTAAGCGGGCGTGCGTGGTGCTGCGGCACGCCTTCGACCTGTCCGAACGGGACACCTCGCTGGTGCTGGGGATATCGGTCGGTACGGTGAAGAGCCAGACCTCGCGCGGTGTGGCGGAGCTGCAACGGCTGCTGGGCCCCGAAGCCCCCGCGGCGCAGAAGCAGGTGGCCGCCGCGGGGCAGCGCACCGGAGGAAGGCACTGA
- a CDS encoding XRE family transcriptional regulator, protein MAPGHVAYGMRASYGMTHVTADHITAWERGTSLPSASELAALAGALWCSPSQLIGAPRNLREHRLARGLAVEDIARATGLDVHAYHHMESTGEWTGTSRQSVALAGVLALNPRDFITVTGLDGELTQMLHDAVGTRWQAHTRPIARLLSMDRRELSGPLREMHQEYQALMTATLSRAGGSSASGEAGQRYLEEILDHFWSKLPPAGAGS, encoded by the coding sequence ATGGCTCCCGGGCATGTGGCCTACGGCATGCGCGCCTCATACGGGATGACCCACGTCACCGCGGATCACATCACCGCCTGGGAGCGCGGCACCTCCTTACCATCGGCATCCGAACTCGCGGCGCTGGCCGGGGCGTTGTGGTGTTCGCCGAGTCAACTCATCGGGGCGCCACGGAACTTGCGGGAGCACCGACTCGCGCGCGGGCTCGCCGTCGAGGACATAGCCCGCGCCACCGGACTGGATGTTCACGCCTACCACCACATGGAGTCGACCGGGGAGTGGACCGGCACCAGCCGCCAGTCCGTGGCACTCGCGGGGGTCCTCGCGCTCAACCCCCGGGACTTCATCACGGTGACCGGGCTGGACGGTGAACTGACGCAGATGCTGCACGACGCGGTCGGCACTCGCTGGCAGGCCCACACCCGCCCGATCGCCCGCCTGCTGTCCATGGACCGCCGCGAGCTGTCGGGCCCGTTGCGCGAGATGCACCAGGAGTACCAGGCGCTGATGACCGCGACCCTGAGCAGGGCCGGCGGTTCGTCCGCCTCGGGCGAGGCGGGCCAGCGCTACCTGGAGGAGATCCTGGACCACTTCTGGTCGAAACTCCCGCCCGCGGGTGCGGGTAGTTGA